In Mercenaria mercenaria strain notata chromosome 13, MADL_Memer_1, whole genome shotgun sequence, a single window of DNA contains:
- the LOC123530192 gene encoding uncharacterized protein LOC123530192 gives MGDSTNERMRDKDLAEEEILNAATKLVAEAMATGVINFFEKSINTDRRTVYKNLIEKARTSTTTVSKRNNLDLYECVNIVQSILKDCLCDPDGVSRRASSSKSSTCKLL, from the exons ATGGGCGATAGCACTAATGAGAGAATGAGAGACAAGGATCTTGCCGAGGAAGAAATTTTGAACGCGGCCACGAAACTTGTTGCTGAGGCCATGGCTACGGGAGTTATAAACTTTTTTGAAAAGTCAATAAATACTGATAGAAGGACTGTGTACAAAAACCTT ATTGAAAAGGCAAGGACGTCTACGACAACTGTGTCAAAGCGGAACAATCTAGACCTTTATGAGTGCGTAAACATCGTGCAAAGTATCCTAAAGGACTGTTTATGCGATCCTGACGGTGTTAGTAGGCGCGCATCATCTAGCAAAAGTTCCACGTGCAAGCTTTTGTGA